In a single window of the Magnolia sinica isolate HGM2019 chromosome 7, MsV1, whole genome shotgun sequence genome:
- the LOC131250546 gene encoding uncharacterized protein LOC131250546, with translation MWCSHSGFQELVQAVWAAPLVGNPIQIVIAKLKAVKQALKHWNKTTFGNIFNNIQATLAELIRVEVEAQAAPGQDSHQNLQLAAAKSRRAVIQEIKLADGTLITNITGIREAAVDYFNHLLQVEDNLDAQNFLQSIPTVVSAHDNALLLAEPSLEELLQAVKVIPPNSAAGPDGFFRAFFQACWSMIQHDLLMAAKYFFTGAEFPRALTSSLICLIPKISAPVYFFDFRTISLCNCLYKIFSGIFASRLGAILPNIVSIEQAAFV, from the exons ATGTGGTGCTCGCACAGCGGTTTTCAGGAACTGGTGCAAGCGGTCTGGGCAGCTCCTTTGGTGGGAAATCCTATCCAAATTGTGATAGCAAAACTAAAGGCGGTGAAGCAGGCTCTCAAGCATTGGAATAAAACCACATTTGGCAACATCTTCAACAACATTCAAGCTACCTTGGCGGAGCTTATCCGTGTTGAAGTAGAGGCTCAGGCGGCTCCAGGCCAGGATTCCCATCAGAACCTGCAGC TTGCGGCGGCCAAGAGCAGAAGAGCTGTAATCCAGGAAATCAAGCTAGCGGATGGAACGCTTATCACGAACATCACAGGAATCAGAGAAGCTGCGGTGGACTACTTTAATCATCTTCTTCAGGTGGAAGACAACCTTGATGCCCAGAACTTCCTGCAGTCAATCCCGACAGTAGTGTCAGCCCATGACAATGCCCTCCTACTTGCCGAACCATCCCTGGAAGAACTTCTCCAAGCGGTGAAAGTGATCCCGCCTAACAGTGCTGCTGGCCCAGACGGCTTCTTTAGGGCATTTTTTCAAGCCTGTTGGTCGATGATTCAACACGACCTTCTCATGGCTGCCAAATATTTCTTCACTGGTGCGGAGTTCCCTCGAGCTCTGACGTCCTCGCTAATTTGCCTAATCCCCAAGATAAGTGCTCCtgtttatttctttgattttagAACAATTAGTCTCTGTAATTGTTTGTACAAAATTTTTTCGGGTATTTTTGCATCCAGACTGGGAGCCATTCTCCCCAACATTGTCTCCATAGAACAGGCTGCATTTGTGTAG